In Thiomonas arsenitoxydans, the genomic stretch GCCGCAGCGTTGTCGCCTACGATCAGTGGCTGGATTGCGGTTTCTGAGACGCCCAACTTCCAGCCGAGCTCAGAGTGCCCTTCGATCAACGCGGACAGCGCAACACGCAATTGCGCGATGCGCTGCTGCAGATGCACACGGCGTTTTTCCCCTTCCTCACTACGGATCAGCCGCAGGCTCTCGCGCAACGCATGCGCAAGAGCCGGAGGCGTCGCCGTGCTGTAGATATAGGTGCGTGCCGCTTGTATGAGCCAATTGATGATGGTGGGATGCGCAGCGACAAAAGCACCCCCCATACCCGCGGCCTTTCCCATAGTCCCCATGTAGATGATGCGTTCGCTGTAGAGGTCGAAGTGCGCGAGAGTACCTTGACCATAAGGACCCAATACGCCAAAACCGTGCGCATCGTCCACAATCAGATAAGCGTCGTGTTGCTCAGCTAACGTCAACATCCCCGGTAGATCGGCCACATCACCGTCCATGCTGAAGACCGCATCCGTGACGATCAGTTTGATGGGGGTGCGACATGCTTCGAGTTGTTGCGAGAGGACTGTGAGGTCACGGTGCGCGAAACGACGCAAAGGCGCTTTCGACAGCAGCGCACCATCGATCAGGGAAGCATGATTCAGCTTGTCGGAGAAGATGGTGGTCTGCGCATCTGCTAGCGCGGTGAGCAATGCCAGGTTTGCCATGTAGCCTGTGCAAAACGTCAGGGCGCGCGCTCCCGGGATATGCGGTGCTAACCAGGCTGCGAGGTCATCCTCGAGCGCAGCATGCGCGCGCGAATGACCGCTGACCAAGTGGGAGGCGCCGCTGCCTGCGCCAAAAAGGCGTGCACCCTCGGCCAACGATTCAATCAGCACTGGATGATTTGCTAGTCCAAGGTAGTCATTGCTACAGAATCCCAGCAACTCCCGCGCGTTAGTGCCATCTGTTCGATGCCCAACACTGACTTGCTGCCGGGGCTCGCAGGGCGTTTCCGCCGTTCGGCGCTGGCGGCGCAGCCCGCGTGAAACACGGTCATGCAGTTGCTGGTTCAGATGGTCGATCAACATCGAGAAGGGGTCCTTGAAGAACGTCGTCCAGCGTGCTGCTTACCTGCTTTGCCAGCCAGGCCGACATACTGGCGTCAAGGAGATAGGGCGGCATCAGGTAGACGGTGCGACCGATCGGCCGGATCAGCAGTTCTCGAGCGCGGCCTGCCAGGTGGAAGCGCTCAGCAAATCGCGACCCGGCGAAAGCCTCGCGCACGTCAAACGCCCAGATCATCCCGGTTTGACGAAAATGTTGGATGCGTGGATCGTCACGAAGCGGTGTCAGGGCGTCCGAGAGTATGGTAGCACGCTGGCGATTGGCCTGCAGCACTTGGTCTTCTTCGAAGCGGTCAAGCACTGCCAGCGCTGCCCGACACGCCAGGGCGTTGCCCGTATAGGAGTGCGAATGCAAGAAACCGCGCGCCACATCGTCGTCGAGAAACGCGCCATAGACAGCATCTCGCGAGAGCACCAGAGACAGAGGCAGGTAGCCACCGCTAATGCCCTTGGACAAGCACAGCAAGTCGGGCCAAATGGGCATGTCGCCCGGCAATGCGGCCTGCTCAAACGCGAAAAACGTCCCGGTCCGCCCGTATCCCACCGCAATTTCATCAGCGATCAGGTGCACCTGATACTCGTCACACAGCGCGCGCGCAGCGCGAAGGTAGGCTGGATCGTGCATTGCCATGCCGGTGGCGCCTTGTACCAGAGGCTCCAGGATTAGGGCAGCAATCCGGTTGTGGCGTGTTTCGAAGAGGATCTTCAATTCCTGCGCAGCACGCAGCGCCACGTCGGTAGGCGACTCGCCTGGCGCTGCCTGTCGCGCATCCGGCGACATGACTTGATGGGCACGCATAAGCAATGGGTCGTAGACATCGCGAAACACAGCCACATCGGTAACGGCCAGCGCCCCCAGTGTTTCGCCGTGGTAGCTCTGGCGCAAACAAACGAACTCCTGCTTCGCGGGGTGGCCGCTATTGCGCCAGAAATGAAAACTCATCTTCAACGCAATTTCTACTGCTGACGCGCCGTCACTACCGAAGAAGCAGTGGCCCAGCACGCCACCTGTCAGCGTCGACAGGCGTTCAGCAAGTTCAACGGCAGGCGCGTGTGTGCAGCCTGCCAGCATGACGTGCGGCAGTCGGTCGAGTTGGTCCTTGAGCGCTGCGTTGATCCTTGCGTCGGCATGACCGAACAGATTGACCCACCAGGAACTGTTTGCATCGAAGTAACGGTGACCAGATTCGTCAAACAGCCAGGGGCCCTGGCCACTCAGGATTCCAAGCGGAGGATATTGCGCAGCACGCTGCATCTGCGTGCAGGGATGCCAGACAGCACGAAGACTTCGATGGGCAAGATCCACGGACATTCAGCAGTAGTAAGGAGGTCGCGCACTGCCATGCGCCAGCCGTCATGGCGGTCGTGGCGACCCCGATCCGGCAGAGCCAAAAGAGACAGCGCTCAAGAAAACCGCGTACTGTAGTCCATCCCAGGGTACAGAATCCGTCCTGAACAATGCGACCGTCAGACGACCCGTGGCGTTTGAATGACCGGTGCGGCGGCGAAGGCAGCCAACCCGTCCTGCAATGCAGGCCACGATTTGGGCGCAAAGAAGCCGCAGCTTCTTCAACAGCAGGCGAATGTTGTGCCCTGCGCCGCACAGTACGGCATGCAGCGCATCGCCCAGGGCGCCTTTGAGCGGATTACGGCCCAGGCGCCCGTCGGCCTTCATGTGCCCGATACTCGGCTCGATCGCGCTGCGCCGTTTGATCATCAAGTGCAAGGTTCGGGTCAATCCGCGCTTCTGCCCCGAGCGCAGGATGCGCACCCCGTCGATCTCGACGCCGCGGTAGCCCTTGTCGACGATAGCGATCTTCGGCTGGGCGTCGGCGAGGATGCCCACCTGCTCCAGCGTCTCGGCCAGCCCAGCCACCAATCGGGGCGAGAGCGCGGGGCGAGAGCGCGGGGCGACCCTGGCCCGAGTTGAAGTGAACAGCGAAGCGGCGGTGCAAACATAGGCATGGAATGTTCGAACGCAAGTCCGAATGTTTTAGGCAGGTGCCAAGCCAAAAATTGACACCACAGACAATAACAATAAGAATGATTCTTATTTTTGGAGTCTGTTCCATGCGCAATAGGTATTTTCGCGTCATTTTTCTCTTCACCCTGATCGGTTTGGGCTGCGCTCAGCGGGCATCCGCACAGGAATGGAACTGTGATGTGGACGACTACATCACCAAGGCCATCGGCATCGAAGAGCCTTGGCTGGAAAACGCCGGCTATCTGTTCTCACAGGTCACGAACGCGCAACCCGGCTCACTGACGCTGGCACCCGAGGTCGAAGCGAAGCTGAACGATCATGTCGGCATGGAACTCGATCTGCCGACCTACACCGCGAACACTCCCATTGGAAGCGCCCCTGCAACCTTCGGCCCTGCCGCGGCCGGGCTCAAGTTGGCAACCCTGCATACGTGCAATATGAGTCGGGGCATGGCCACGCTGCTCACGTTCGAGATTGAAGGGCAATACTGGGCCGATCCGCGCCGCTCAGTGCTGCCGGGCCAAGGCAATGCAGTGTCGGCGCAGGTGATGTGGGCGCAACTCTGGTATCCCTGGTTCACCCAGGGCGAGGCGGGCTATACCCAGCGGATCGGCACGGGGATCTCCAGCGGCTGGTTTGTCAACACCAGCCTGGGCAGATCAATCAGTACCGCTTACGCCGCCCAGTTGGAGGTCGAGGTGGACAATCAATTGATCCTGGATGACGGCAGACGCGGCATGGAAGGCTCGGTAATGCCGCAGGTCGCCTATCACGTCACCCCCGTTTGGCTACTGGCCGTCGGTGAGCAGGCATCGTTTCAGCAAAGCAGTTCGCAGCCAAAGTGGTCGACCTGGGTGATGGCCGAGCGTGACTTTTAAAGCGTTCTACGATGTCAGTTTGATGCGCCACCTCGATAGCACTTGCCGCCCGCAACTTTGCCCACCCGCCAACATGCCAGACACCACGTCGTCAAACTCCGCACCCGCCCGTGTGATGCTGCGAGCCAAGATTCATCGCGCCACACTCACCGGCGCAGACTTGCATTACGAAGGCTCTTGCGGCATCGACCAGGCGCTGCTTGATGCCTGCGACATCATTGCCGGCGAGCAGATCGAGATTTACAACGTGACCAACGGAGCGCGTCTGAGCACCTATGCCATAGCAGAGCCAAAGGGCAGCGGCAATATAACCTTGAATGGATCAGCCGCGCGCCATGCCGCCATAGGTGACCTGCTCATCATCTGCACCTATAGCCCGATGGCCGATACCACAGCGCGTAAATTTCGCCCGCGCATCGCCCTACTGGATGCCCGCAACGGCATCGCGTCGATGAAGGTATGAGGCAAAGGCGACAGTACCTCGGTTTACATTGCAAAGCGATGGCGCGTTGCCACGGTGATTGTTTTGGCGGATGAACGGTGAGTTGCATAGGGCTACCGACATCTCGGCACCAGTGGCGGCTTTGGATCAGGACGGGTGGCGGTTTCTCGCCGGAATACGCAAAGGTGGCATCAGGCGAGGCGCTCGACGTGGAACCCGCCGCTGGACGACCAGCCGCGTACCGCGGCCACTTCTTCTACCCGGCGGCCATCTGCAGTGCGCTTGATCGAGACGACCACATTCACCGCTTCGGCGATGAGTTCCGGGTTTGGCGGCACGCC encodes the following:
- the panD gene encoding aspartate 1-decarboxylase, with the protein product MLRAKIHRATLTGADLHYEGSCGIDQALLDACDIIAGEQIEIYNVTNGARLSTYAIAEPKGSGNITLNGSAARHAAIGDLLIICTYSPMADTTARKFRPRIALLDARNGIASMKV
- the bioA gene encoding adenosylmethionine--8-amino-7-oxononanoate transaminase, yielding MSVDLAHRSLRAVWHPCTQMQRAAQYPPLGILSGQGPWLFDESGHRYFDANSSWWVNLFGHADARINAALKDQLDRLPHVMLAGCTHAPAVELAERLSTLTGGVLGHCFFGSDGASAVEIALKMSFHFWRNSGHPAKQEFVCLRQSYHGETLGALAVTDVAVFRDVYDPLLMRAHQVMSPDARQAAPGESPTDVALRAAQELKILFETRHNRIAALILEPLVQGATGMAMHDPAYLRAARALCDEYQVHLIADEIAVGYGRTGTFFAFEQAALPGDMPIWPDLLCLSKGISGGYLPLSLVLSRDAVYGAFLDDDVARGFLHSHSYTGNALACRAALAVLDRFEEDQVLQANRQRATILSDALTPLRDDPRIQHFRQTGMIWAFDVREAFAGSRFAERFHLAGRARELLIRPIGRTVYLMPPYLLDASMSAWLAKQVSSTLDDVLQGPLLDVDRPSEPATA
- the bioF gene encoding 8-amino-7-oxononanoate synthase — its product is MLIDHLNQQLHDRVSRGLRRQRRTAETPCEPRQQVSVGHRTDGTNARELLGFCSNDYLGLANHPVLIESLAEGARLFGAGSGASHLVSGHSRAHAALEDDLAAWLAPHIPGARALTFCTGYMANLALLTALADAQTTIFSDKLNHASLIDGALLSKAPLRRFAHRDLTVLSQQLEACRTPIKLIVTDAVFSMDGDVADLPGMLTLAEQHDAYLIVDDAHGFGVLGPYGQGTLAHFDLYSERIIYMGTMGKAAGMGGAFVAAHPTIINWLIQAARTYIYSTATPPALAHALRESLRLIRSEEGEKRRVHLQQRIAQLRVALSALIEGHSELGWKLGVSETAIQPLIVGDNAAALSLAAALDAKSLWVPAIRPPTVPVGTARLRITLRATHSVDDVQCLITGLSQAAKALA